One window from the genome of Glycine soja cultivar W05 chromosome 12, ASM419377v2, whole genome shotgun sequence encodes:
- the LOC114379175 gene encoding NADP-dependent D-sorbitol-6-phosphate dehydrogenase-like → MAITLNNGFKMPIIGLGVWRMEGNEIRDLILNSIKIGYRHFDCAADYKNEAEVGDALKEAFDSGLVKREDLFITTKLWNSDQGHVLEACKDSLKKLQLTYLDLYLVHFPVAVRHTGVGNTSSPLGDDGVLDIDTTISLETTWHAMEDLVSSGLVRSIGISNYDIFLTRDCLAYSKIKPAVNQIETHPYFQRDSLVKFCQKHGICVTAHTPLGGAAANAEWFGTVSCLDDQVLKGLAEKYKKTAAQISLRWGIQRNTVVIPKSSKLERLKENFQVFDFELSKEDMELIGSIDRKYRTNQPAVFWGIDLYA, encoded by the exons ATGGCAATAACACTCAACAATGGCTTCAAGATGCCTATCATTGGATTGGGCGTGTGGCGCATGGAAGGAAACGAAATCAGGGACCTAATTCTCAATTCCATCAAAATTGGTTATCGCCATTTTGATTGTGCTG CTGACTACAAAAACGAAGCAGAAGTTGGAGATGCGCTTAAGGAGGCTTTTGATAGTGGCCTTGTGAAGAGAGAGGATCTCTTCATTACCACCAAG CTTTGGAATTCTGATCAAGGCCACGTTCTTGAGGCGTGTAAAGACAGTCTCAAGAAGCTTCAGTTAACGTATCTAGATTTATATCTTGTTCACTTTCCTGTTGCCGTAAGGCATACTG GGGTTGGTAATACTTCTAGTCCTTTGGGTGATGATGGGGTCCTGGACATAGATACCACCATATCCCTGGAAACGACCTGGCATGCAATGGAAGATCTTGTTTCATCGGGCTTGGTTCGCAGCATAGGGATCAG CAACTATGATATCTTTCTGACCAGAGATTGTTTAGCATATTCCAAGATAAAGCCTGCTGTAAATCAGATTGAAACTCATCCATACTTCCAGCGTGATTCTCTAGTCAAATTTTGTCAGAAGCATGGGATTTGTGTCACTGCACACACTCCACTAGGAGGTGCTGCAGCAAATGCTGAATGGTTTGGAACAGTTTCATGTTTGGATGACCAAGTTCTCAAA gGTCTGgctgaaaaatacaaaaagactgCCGCCCAGATCAGCCTTCGCTGGGGAATTCAAAGGAACACTGTGGTCATTCCTAAATCGTCAAAACTGGAGAGGTTGAAAGAGAACTTTCAGGTTTTCGATTTTGAGTTGTCTAAAGAGGACATGGAGCTCATTGGAAGTATAGATAGAAAATATCGAACCAATCAACCAGCTGTGTTTTGGGGCATAGATTTGTATGCGTGA
- the LOC114377910 gene encoding epimerase family protein SDR39U1 homolog, chloroplastic-like isoform X2 — translation MCLGSMISVKIILGNKMIISVTGATGFIGRRLVQRLHADNHSVHVLTRSKSKAETIFPAKDFPGIKIAEEPEWKDSVQGSTGVVNLAGLPISTRWSPEIKKEIKQSRIRVTSKVAELINSAPDDIRPKVFVSATAVGYYGTSETQVFDEQSPSGKDYLAEVCREWESTALKVNGDVRVALIRIGVVLGKDGGALVKMIPIFNLFAGGPLGSGKQWFSWIHLEDIVNLIYEALSNPSYKGVINGTAPNPVRLAELCDQLGNVLGRPSWLPVPDFALKAVLGEGATVVLEGQRVLPIQAKKLGFPFKYPYVKDALQAILS, via the exons ATGTGTCTGGGAAGCATGATTTCTGTTAAGATTATATtg GGAAATAAAATGATCATATCTGTAACTGGAGCAACAGGTTTTATTGGTAGAAGGTTGGTGCAAAGATTGCATGCAG ACAATCACAGTGTTCATGTCTTGACACGATCTAAATCTAAagcagaaacaatttttccag CAAAAGACTTTCCAGGAATCAAGATAGCAGAAGAGCCAGAATGGAAAGATAGCGTTCAGGGCTCAACAGGGGTTGTGAATTTGGCTGGACTGCCCATAAGTACCCGGTGGTCTCCTGAG ATAAAGAAGGAAATCAAGCAAAGCAGGATTCGAGTGACCTCAAAG GTTGCAGAATTGATAAACAGTGCACCAGATGATATTCGACCTAAAGTTTTTGTTAGTGCAACAGCTGTTGGTTATTATG GCACCAGTGAGACACAAGTCTTTGATGAACAAAGTCCATCAGGAAAGGATTACTTGGCTGAG GTTTGCAGGGAATGGGAATCCACAGCCCTAAAGGTAAATGGAGATGTTAGAGTGGCTCTAATTCGCATTGGTGTTGTTCTTGGTAAAGATGGTGGAGCATTAG TTAAAATGATACCTATCTTCAACTTGTTTGCTGGTGGACCTCTAGGCTCTGGAAAACAATG GTTCTCCTGGATTCATTTGGAAGACATTGTCAATTTAATATATGAAGCACTATCAAATCCATCTTACAAAG GTGTTATCAATGGAACTGCACCAAATCCTGTGCGATTGGCAGAATTGTGTGACCAGCTGGGAAATGTCTTGGGTCGTCCCTCATGGCTGCCAGTACCGGACTTTGCGCTCAAGGCTGTCCTTGGAGAAGGTGCTACTGTG GTTTTAGAAGGGCAGAGAGTGCTTCCTATTCAAGCTAAGAAGTTGGGTTTCCCATTCAAATATCCTTACGTGAAGGATGCCCTTCAAGCAATTCTTTCTTGA
- the LOC114379176 gene encoding V-type proton ATPase 16 kDa proteolipid subunit-like: protein MEMVPSPPHCTVTEIGTWNCGNRNISLLRSDQSDVVAVIMAPFSGDETAPFFGFLGAAAALVFSCMGAAYGTAKSGVGVASMGVMRPELVMKSIVPVVMAGVLGIYGLIIAVIISTGINPKAKSYYLFDGYAHLSSGLACGLAGLSAGMAIGIVGDAGVRANAQQPKLFVGMILILIFAEALALYGLIVGIILSSRAGQSRAD from the exons ATGGAAATGGTTCCTTCCCCTCCACACTGTACGGTAACAGAGATCGGAACGTGGAACTGCGGAAACCGGAATATCTCACTTCTCAGATCAGATCAATCCGACGTCGTTGCAGTTATAATGGCTCCATTCAGCGGCGATGAGACGGCACCGTTTTTCGGCTTCCTTGGAGCCGCAGCTGCCCTCGTCTTCTCCT GTATGGGAGCTGCCTATGGCACAGCGAAGAGTGGCGTGGGCGTGGCTTCGATGGGTGTGATGAGACCGGAGCTGGTGATGAAGTCTATTGTCCCTGTTGTTATGGCTGGAGTTTTGGGTATTTATGGCCTTATTATTGCTGTTATTATCAGTACTGGCATTAATCCCAAGGCCAAATCTTATTACCTCTTTGATGGTTATGCACATCTCTCCTCTGGTCTTGCCTGTGGGCTGGCTGGTCTCTCTGCTGGCATGGCTATTGGTATTGTTGGTGATGCTGGTGTTAG AGCCAATGCACAGCAGCCAAAGCTTTTTGTTGGAATGATTCTCATTCTCATCTTTGCTGAGGCTCTTGCCCTGTATGGACTCATTGTTGGTATTATCCTGTCTTCTCGTGCTGGTCAGTCTAGAGCTGATTAA
- the LOC114379872 gene encoding amidophosphoribosyltransferase, chloroplastic-like, translating to MAAAAAATTLSSSLSKPSSLTFQTHSFPITLPTPPRAAAKPPLLVFSKNPISDIVSSTFSRAEEGAWDDEKPREECGVVGIYGDPEASRLCYLALHALQHRGQEGAGIVTVNNNVLQSITGVGLVSEVFNQSKLDQLPGSLSIGHVRYSTAGQSMLKNVQPFVAGYRFGSVGVAHNGNLVNYKTLRTNLEDNGSIFNTTSDTEVVLHLIATSKHRPFILRIVDACEKLEGAYSIVFVTEDKLVAVRDPFGFRPLVMGRRSNGAVVFASETCALDLIEATYEREVYPGEVLVVDKNGIQSLCLMSHPQPKQCIFEHIYFALPNSVVFGRSVYESRRQFGEILATESPVECDVVIAVPDSGVVAALGYAAKAGVPFQQGLIRSHYVGRTFIEPSQKIRDFGVKLKLSPVRAVLEGKRVVVVDDSIVRGTTSSKIVRLLKEAGAKEVHMRIASPPIIGSCYYGVDTPSSEELISNRMSVEEIRDFIGSDSLAFLPFDSLKRLLGSESPNFCYACFSGNYPVEPRELKVKRVGDFVDDGLNGSLESIDGGWVQANRNQIKVGTGTSTSIS from the coding sequence ATGGccgcagcagcagcagcaaccaCTCTCTCCTCTTCCCTTTCCAAACCCTCCTCTCTTACTTTCCAAACCCACTCTTTCCCCATAACCCTACCCACTCCCCCTCGCGCCGCCGCCAAACCCCCTCTTCTCGTCTTCTCCAAAAACCCAATTTCCGACATCGTCTCCTCCACCTTCTCACGCGCCGAAGAAGGCGCGTGGGACGACGAGAAGCCGCGCGAGGAGTGCGGCGTGGTCGGCATATACGGCGACCCTGAGGCCTCGCGCCTCTGCTACCTTGCCCTCCACGCGCTCCAGCATCGCGGCCAAGAAGGCGCCGGAATCGTCACCGTCAACAACAACGTCCTCCAATCCATCACCGGCGTTGGCCTCGTCTCCGAAGTCTTCAACCAATCAAAACTCGACCAGCTCCCCGGCAGCCTCTCCATCGGCCACGTCCGCTACTCCACCGCCGGCCAATCCATGCTCAAAAACGTCCAGCCCTTTGTCGCCGGTTACCGCTTCGGCTCCGTCGGCGTGGCCCACAACGGCAACCTCGTCAACTATAAGACCCTCCGAACCAACCTCGAAGACAACGGCTCCATCTTCAACACCACCTCTGACACCGAGGTTGTCCTCCACCTCATCGCCACCTCCAAACACAGACCCTTCATTCTTCGAATCGTTGACGCCTGTGAAAAGCTCGAAGGGGCTTATTCTATTGTTTTCGTCACCGAGGACAAGCTTGTCGCCGTTCGAGACCCTTTCGGGTTTAGGCCTTTGGTTATGGGGAGAAGGAGCAACGGTGCTGTTGTTTTCGCTTCTGAAACCTGCGCGCTTGACCTAATTGAAGCGACTTATGAAAGGGAGGTTTACCCTGGTGAGGTTCTTGTGGTGGATAAAAACGGTATTCAGAGTCTCTGCCTCATGTCTCATCCTCAACCAAAACAATGCATTTTTGAACATATTTACTTTGCACTTCCCAATTCGGTTGTTTTTGGGAGGTCTGTGTATGAGTCTCGTAGACAATTTGGGGAGATTTTGGCTACTGAAAGTCCTGTGGAGTGTGATGTTGTGATTGCTGTGCCTGACTCTGGTGTTGTGGCTGCGCTTGGTTATGCTGCGAAAGCTGGGGTTCCGTTTCAGCAGGGTTTGATTAGGTCGCACTATGTGGGGAGGACTTTCATTGAGCCCTCTCAGAAGATTAGGGACTTTGGTGTGAAGCTGAAGCTATCACCTGTTCGTGCTGTGCTTGAAGGTAAACGtgttgtggttgtggatgattCCATTGTGAGAGGAACCACCTCGTCCAAGATTGTTAGGCTGTTGAAGGAGGCTGGTGCTAAGGAGGTTCACATGAGGATTGCGAGTCCTCCGATTATTGGTTCTTGTTACTATGGTGTGGATACTCCTAGCTCTGAGGAGTTGATTTCGAATAGGATGAGTGTGGAGGAGATAAGGGACTTTATTGGGTCGGATTCACTTGCCTTTTTGCCTTTTGATAGCTTGAAGAGGTTGTTGGGAAGTGAAAGTCCAAATTTTTGTTATGCTTGTTTCTCTGGGAATTACCCTGTGGAGCCAAGAGAGCTTAAAGTGAAGAGGGTTGGGGACTTTGTTGATGATGGCTTGAATGGAAGCTTGGAGTCTATTGATGGTGGTTGGGTTCAGGCAAACCGAAATCAAATCAAGGTTGGTACTGGTACTAGTACTAGTATTTCATAA
- the LOC114377910 gene encoding epimerase family protein SDR39U1 homolog, chloroplastic-like isoform X1: MEMCGATALTWSHTICPSLHLPRSVSTREARSFCVWCVSDQDPKGNKMIISVTGATGFIGRRLVQRLHADNHSVHVLTRSKSKAETIFPAKDFPGIKIAEEPEWKDSVQGSTGVVNLAGLPISTRWSPEIKKEIKQSRIRVTSKVAELINSAPDDIRPKVFVSATAVGYYGTSETQVFDEQSPSGKDYLAEVCREWESTALKVNGDVRVALIRIGVVLGKDGGALVKMIPIFNLFAGGPLGSGKQWFSWIHLEDIVNLIYEALSNPSYKGVINGTAPNPVRLAELCDQLGNVLGRPSWLPVPDFALKAVLGEGATVVLEGQRVLPIQAKKLGFPFKYPYVKDALQAILS, encoded by the exons ATGGAAATGTGTGGAGCCACAGCACTGACATGGTCCCATACCATCTGTCCGTCGCTTCACCTTCCTCGATCCGTCTCT ACCAGGGAGGCTAGGAGCTTCTGTGTTTGGTGTGTCTCTGATCAAGACCCCaag GGAAATAAAATGATCATATCTGTAACTGGAGCAACAGGTTTTATTGGTAGAAGGTTGGTGCAAAGATTGCATGCAG ACAATCACAGTGTTCATGTCTTGACACGATCTAAATCTAAagcagaaacaatttttccag CAAAAGACTTTCCAGGAATCAAGATAGCAGAAGAGCCAGAATGGAAAGATAGCGTTCAGGGCTCAACAGGGGTTGTGAATTTGGCTGGACTGCCCATAAGTACCCGGTGGTCTCCTGAG ATAAAGAAGGAAATCAAGCAAAGCAGGATTCGAGTGACCTCAAAG GTTGCAGAATTGATAAACAGTGCACCAGATGATATTCGACCTAAAGTTTTTGTTAGTGCAACAGCTGTTGGTTATTATG GCACCAGTGAGACACAAGTCTTTGATGAACAAAGTCCATCAGGAAAGGATTACTTGGCTGAG GTTTGCAGGGAATGGGAATCCACAGCCCTAAAGGTAAATGGAGATGTTAGAGTGGCTCTAATTCGCATTGGTGTTGTTCTTGGTAAAGATGGTGGAGCATTAG TTAAAATGATACCTATCTTCAACTTGTTTGCTGGTGGACCTCTAGGCTCTGGAAAACAATG GTTCTCCTGGATTCATTTGGAAGACATTGTCAATTTAATATATGAAGCACTATCAAATCCATCTTACAAAG GTGTTATCAATGGAACTGCACCAAATCCTGTGCGATTGGCAGAATTGTGTGACCAGCTGGGAAATGTCTTGGGTCGTCCCTCATGGCTGCCAGTACCGGACTTTGCGCTCAAGGCTGTCCTTGGAGAAGGTGCTACTGTG GTTTTAGAAGGGCAGAGAGTGCTTCCTATTCAAGCTAAGAAGTTGGGTTTCCCATTCAAATATCCTTACGTGAAGGATGCCCTTCAAGCAATTCTTTCTTGA
- the LOC114378552 gene encoding polyprenol reductase 2-like, whose amino-acid sequence MLIGSCGKKMKNSGEWCQALGRGSGMSFENRSDGLRLIPNPSLYALETMLFHNQPMELVLLQILRLAWLAATLPIIVASIPTPKLSCLRATLLAFARRGKIMHSSQKFTISQRFFLHFYIVAFIWTTLLLLGTWAYAYNMVPLVVEPFSYSTITSFLTGGSTIKTDTYKLRQGYVAWQAVFLLLMMEVQVLRRLYETRHVFNYSPSARMHVIGYLTGLFFYVGAPLSLCGGCAVEVFNFLANLVTKFIVKGKNQMQVTELEFWQVVNPLFKLGWKHWIGAAVFLWGWIHQHQCHKILGSLRHSRQADEYVIPHGDWFEIVSSPHYLSEIVIYASFVVATGGSNLTIWLLFVFVVANLAFAAVETHSWYRQKFEDYPSSRFAIIPFIL is encoded by the exons ATGCTGATTGGTTCATGtggtaaaaaaatgaaaaattcagGAGAGTGGTGTCAAGCATTGGGAAGGGGTTCTGGGATGAGTTTTGAGAACCGTTCTGATGGTTTGAGGTTG ATCCCTAACCCCTCCCTTTACGCACTTGAAACCATGCTTTTTCATAATCAACCGATGGAGCTGGTTCTCCTTCAAATCCTGAGGCTGGCATGGCTCGCTGCCACATTACCCATCATCGTCGCTTCTATTCCCACTCCCAAGCTCAGCTGCCTCCGTGCCACCTTGTTGGCTTTTGCTCGTAGAGGCAAAATCATGCACTCCTCCCAA AAATTCACTATTTCTCAGAGGTTCTTCTTGCACTTCTACATTGTGGCTTTTATATGGACAACGTTGCTACTTCTTGGGACTTGGGCGTATGCGTACAACATGGTGCCACTTGTTGTGGAGCCGTTTTCTTACTCTACCATCACTAGCTTCTTGACAGGTGGTTCTACTATCAAAACTGATACGTATAAATTGAGGCAGGGATATGTGGCTTGGCAAGCGGTTTTTCTGCTTTTGATGATGGAAGTTCAAGTCCTCAGACGACTTTATGAGACTAGACACGTTTTTAACTATAGTCCTTCTGCTCGTATGCACGTCATTGGTTATCTCACTGGATTGTT TTTCTACGTAGGAGCACCACTATCGCTGTGTGGCGGTTGTGCAGTAGAGGTGTTTAACTTCCTAGCAAATCTAGTGACCAAGTTCATTGTCAAGGGCAAGAATCAGATGCAAGTAACAGAGTTAGAATTCTGGCAAGTTGTAAATCCTCTCTTCAAGCTTGGGTGGAAGCATTGGATTGGTGCTGCTGTTTTCTTATGGGGTTGGATTCATCAACACCAGTGCCATAAGATTCTT GGTTCTCTACGACATTCAAGACAGGCAGATGAATATGTAATTCCTCATGGTGATTGGTTTGAAATCGTCTCCTCTCCTCATTATCTCTCTGAAATT gttATATACGCTAGTTTTGTGGTTGCTACTGGAGGATCCAACCTAACAATCTGgctactttttgtttttgtg GTGGCAAATCTGGCATTTGCAGCTGTGGAAACTCATAGCTGGTATCGTCAGAAATTTGAAGATTATCCAAGTAGTCGGTTTGCTATAATTCCATTTATTCTGTGA
- the LOC114379505 gene encoding probable transcription factor PosF21, with protein MGENEEAMQRLHFLKQPLNMEQLSIPQFNPSQMRARQHHHQNQFDGGNSNKRAGIPPSHPHPIPPISPYSQIPVSRQHNNISPTPTHTRSLSQPSFFSLDSLPPLSPSPFRDSSSTSVSEAADVSMEDRDVSSHSLLPPSPFSRTLNNSNLPLPPRKAHRRSNSDIPFGFSTVLQSSPPLIPLRNPVSAKPAQLVKRETPWDRGVENNNNNNVEGSGEKKSPEGEVVDDLFSAYMNLDSFDALNSSGTDDKNGGENRDDLDSRASGTKTNGGDSSDNEAESSVNESGDGGVRQGGNEKREGMKRSAGGEIAPTTRHYRSVSMDSFIGKLNFDEESPKLPPSPGQRSALMSPAGGIDGNSAAFSLEFGNGEFSGPELKKIMANEKLAEIALIDPKRAKRILANRQSAARSKERKMRYISELEHKVQTLQTEATTLSAQLTLLQRDSAGLTNQNSELKFRLQSMEQQAKLRDALNEALTAEVQRLKLATAELSGDSHGSGCLIPQHSVNPLMFQQQQQPPTASQQNIHLQQQQQQQQQHQNGNANSNSDLKQ; from the exons AtgggagaaaatgaagaagcgATGCAGAGGCTTCACTTTCTGAAGCAGCCGTTAAACATGGAGCAACTTAGCATCCCGCAATTCAACCCCTCGCAAATGCGCGCGAGGcagcatcatcatcagaatcagttCGACGGTGGGAACAGTAACAAGCGGGCGGGTATACCACCCTCCCACCCGCACCCGATCCCTCCCATTTCCCCCTACTCTCAGATCCCGGTGTCGCGTCAGCACAACAACATTTCCCCTACACCCACCCACACCCGATCACTCTCGCAGCCCTCGTTTTTCTCGCTCGACTCCCTCCCTCCCCTCAGCCCTTCCCCCTTCCGTGACTCCTCCTCGACTTCCGTGTCGGAAGCTGCTGACGTGTCCATGGAAGATCGCGACGTGAGTTCTCATTCCCTGTTGCCACCCTCACCTTTCTCCAGAACACTCAACAACAGTAATTTACCATTACCCCCTCGTAAAGCGCATAGACGCTCTAACAGTGACATTCCGTTTGGGTTTTCCACCGTTTTGCAATCCTCTCCGCCGCTTATCCCTCTTCGGAACCCCGTTTCAGCGAAACCTGCTCAGTTAGTCAAAAGAGAAACACCGTGGGACAGGGGTGttgagaataataataataataatgtagagGGGTCCGGGGAGAAGAAATCCCCTGAAGGGGAAGTGGTGGATGATCTTTTCTCTGCTTACATGAATTTGGATAGCTTTGATGCGTTGAACTCTTCTGGGACAGATGATAAAAATGGAGGCGAAAATCGCGATGATTTGGATAGTAGAGCGAGTGGGACTAAGACCAATGGTGGTGACAGTAGTGATAATGAGGCCGAAAGTAGTGTTAATGAGAGTGGGGATGGTGGGGTGAGGCAGGGAGGGAATGAGAAGAGGGAAGGGATGAAGAGGAGTGCTGGGGGTGAGATTGCGCCCACCACTAGGCACTATAGGAGTGTCTCCATGGATAGTTTCATTGGGAAGTTGAATTTCGATGAGGAGTCGCCCAAGCTGCCTCCTTCCCCCGGGCAGAGAAGTGCTCTGATGTCGCCTGCTGGTGGAATTGATGGGAATTCGGCGGCCTTCAGCTTGGAGTTTGGAAATGGGGAGTTCAGTGGGCCTGAACTGAAGAAAATTATGGCCAATGAAAAGCTTGCTGAGATTGCCTTGATCGATCCAAAGCGTGCCAAAAG GATTTTGGCCAACCGGCAATCGGCTGCGCGATCCAAAGAGCGGAAGATGCGGTACATTTCGGAGCTAGAACACAAGGTTCAGACTCTACAGACAGAAGCCACCACACTATCTGCACAGCTTACTCTGTTACAG AGAGATTCGGCTGGACTCACTAACCAGAATAGTGAGTTGAAGTTTCGCCTTCAATCCATGGAACAACAAGCAAAGCTTCGAGATG CTCTAAATGAGGCGCTTACTGCTGAGGTTCAAAGACTAAAGCTTGCCACAGCTGAACTAAGTGGCGATTCGCATGGTTCTGGCTGTTTGATTCCTCAACATTCTGTCAATCCTCTGATGTTCCAGCAACAGCAGCAGCCTCCTACTGCATCCCAACAAAACATTCATCTtcaacagcaacaacagcaacagcagCAGCATCAGAATGGTAATGCCAACTCAAATTCCGACTTAAAACAATAG